In Candidatus Hydrogenedentota bacterium, the DNA window GCGCTCGACGGCGGCCAGCATCTGCCTGCGCTCCCGCTCGCGTTTCTGCTGCGGACGGATCATGAGAAAGTACATGATCGCGAAAAAGATCACCAGCATGGGCAGCATGCCGCCCAGGGCGCTCTGGGGCGAGGCCCCCTCGGCGGGGGCCTCCGCGGCCTGCTCAACTGCCTGCGCGGTCAGAAATCTCCACACGTGGGTCGTCCTCCTGTTGGGGTAACCGTCTCCCGGGGAAGGTCAGACACCATCTTCCCCGCGGTAAGACTGGAGAAAAGCGTCTTTGAACTCCCTGAAGCGCCCCTGCCGGATGGCGGAACGTGCCCGGGACGCCAATTGTAGCATAAAGCAAATGTTGTGTAAAGTATTCAGACGCAGGGCGAGAATCTCCCCCGCCCGGAACAGGTGCGAAAGGTAGGCCCGGCTGTACCGCGCGCAGACCGGGCACGGGCATCCGGGGTCGAGGGGGCCGAAGTCCCGCGCGTGCCGCGCGTTCTTGATGTTCACCCTTCCCCCTGCCGTGAAAAGGGTCCCGTTGCGCGCGTTGCGCGTCGGCATCACGCAGTCGAACATGTCCACGCCCAGCCCGATGCCCGTCAGGAAGTCGTCCGGCGCGCCCACGCCCATGAGGTAGCGGGGCCGGTCCTCCGGGAGGATGGCGGTGCTCCAGGCCACGGCGGCGGCCATCTCCGCCTTCCCCTCCCCCACGCTCACCCCGCCGATGGCGTATCCCGGAAACCCAATTTCCACCAGGGCTTCCGCGCACTCGCGCCGCAGGGCCTCATGGGTGCTTCCCTGCACGATGCCGAACAGCGCCTGGGAGCCGTCACGGGTCTCCTCCCACCGCGTCTTGCAGCGCCGGGCCCACGCCACGGTGCGCCGCATGGAGGACGCCGCCCGGTCGAAGGGGGCGGGGTATTCCGTGCATTCGTCGAGGCACATGATGACGTCCGCGCCGATTCCCTGCTGGATGTCCATGGCGGATTCCGGCGAGAAAAAGTGGCGGGAACCGTCCAAGTGGCTCTGAAAGGCCACCCCCTCGTCCGTGACCTTGTTCAGCGCCGACAGGCTGAAAACCTGGAACCCGCCGGAGTCGGTGAGCACGGGGCGGTCCCATCTCATGAAACGGTGGACGCCGCCGGCGGCGCGCAGGGTCTCCACGCCGGGCCGGAGGTAGAGGTGATAGGCGTTCGCCAGGATGATCTCCGCGCCCAGCAGCTCGAGGTCCTCGGAACTCAGGGCCTTCACGGTCGCCTGGGTGCCCACGGGCATGAAGACCGGGGTCTCCACCGTGCCGTGGGGCAGCGTGAGCCGCCCGGCACGGGCGGCGCAGCCAGGGTCGCGCGCCTCGACGCAAAAACGCATGTCACCATCCATGGGCCGGGGGCCTTTCAAAAGGGAACGCCGCCGGACCGCTCGGCGTCCGGCGGCGTGCAAATCACTGCATGGGAACGGGTTACTTCTTCTCGATGGTTTTGGGGACGACCTGGTCGTAGTTCGGGTCGGCCTTCAGCTCTCCCTCCCCCGCCGCCCACTTCAGGTTGTCCGCGATGAGCTTCTTGAACACGTCGGCCTCCCACACGGCATCGTTGTGGCCGAGGCCGTTGTACAGCACACGGCCCTGCCCGTAGGCGCGGCACCAGATGATCGGGTAGTCGGGCATGTTGTATTTTTCCTGCCGCTCGCGCGTCTTGTCCCCCACCTCCAGCAGCGCCAGCACGTGCATCTTCCCGGTGTTCAGGTTCTTGTTGATGTACCACTCCTCGAAGGCCGCCCAGCCGTCGGGCAGGCTGGCAATGGCCGGATGGCCCGGACTCGTTATGCGCAGGGCGCCCTTGAACTGCTGGCCGTGGGTGTCAAACTCGCCGCCAATCATCTCGATGTAGCTGCTGACCTCGCCCTCCTTGCTGTGGAAGGAGTCCGTGGCGGAGTGCAGGCCGACAAACGACCCGCCCGCGCTGATCCAGTCCAGCAGCTCCTTCAGGCCGTTCTCGCCCATGGGGGGCTGGCCGTCGGTGCCCTCCTCGGTCAGGAACCCGGTGGTGTAGAAGATCACCGTCTTGTAGTTCTTGAGGTTCTCGGCGGTGATCAGGCTGGCGTCCTTGGTGCATGTCAGCTCAATGCCCATCGCCTTGCACACTTCCGTGAGCACTTTCTCCGCCACGCTGGGCTGGCCGTTCTCCTGCTTGATCGCGCTGTGCTCGAATCCCGCCGACTTGCTCAGGAAAAGCATCTTCGCGGGCGGGTCGGCGGC includes these proteins:
- a CDS encoding ThuA domain-containing protein, giving the protein MRSALSLALVAVVCLTGAAAHAADPPAKMLFLSKSAGFEHSAIKQENGQPSVAEKVLTEVCKAMGIELTCTKDASLITAENLKNYKTVIFYTTGFLTEEGTDGQPPMGENGLKELLDWISAGGSFVGLHSATDSFHSKEGEVSSYIEMIGGEFDTHGQQFKGALRITSPGHPAIASLPDGWAAFEEWYINKNLNTGKMHVLALLEVGDKTRERQEKYNMPDYPIIWCRAYGQGRVLYNGLGHNDAVWEADVFKKLIADNLKWAAGEGELKADPNYDQVVPKTIEKK
- the tgt gene encoding tRNA guanosine(34) transglycosylase Tgt, which encodes MRFCVEARDPGCAARAGRLTLPHGTVETPVFMPVGTQATVKALSSEDLELLGAEIILANAYHLYLRPGVETLRAAGGVHRFMRWDRPVLTDSGGFQVFSLSALNKVTDEGVAFQSHLDGSRHFFSPESAMDIQQGIGADVIMCLDECTEYPAPFDRAASSMRRTVAWARRCKTRWEETRDGSQALFGIVQGSTHEALRRECAEALVEIGFPGYAIGGVSVGEGKAEMAAAVAWSTAILPEDRPRYLMGVGAPDDFLTGIGLGVDMFDCVMPTRNARNGTLFTAGGRVNIKNARHARDFGPLDPGCPCPVCARYSRAYLSHLFRAGEILALRLNTLHNICFMLQLASRARSAIRQGRFREFKDAFLQSYRGEDGV